A segment of the Malaclemys terrapin pileata isolate rMalTer1 chromosome 1, rMalTer1.hap1, whole genome shotgun sequence genome:
ggaacAAGATTTGGCTGGGGCGTGTACTACACGAAACAAAATAGCACTGTTTGGAACAACATTTCATATCAGTTCCAAGCGAAGCTTCTGTGTTTGGCATTTGGCTATTAACAGAAAGCTGCATCTACAGAATACACAGGACCCCTGTTCATTGAATTAACAATGGATTTTATGCTGCCTCCTTACAGGAAGATGAAATTATGCCAGTTAAATTTGATGAAAATTCCCTTATCTGGGTGGCTGCAGATCAGCCTGTAAAGGATAACAGCTTCCTAAGTCCCCAAATTTTAGAGCTTTGTGGCGATCTTCCTATTTTCTGGCTTCGACCAACATATCCAAAAGGTAATTTTTCTTTCACTTGAACAAACACTACCCTTTTTCCACCCCTCCAATAAATGTACACCAGCAGGATGTCTAGCCATTAGAGCTGCACAGTTGTGGACCCCATTGCTGGTGttgaacccccaccccccacccccagtacacACGGAATGCTAAGGTCCCCATGTGGAGCTATTCAGTCTGGGCTCCCCCTCAAACAGTCCCACCACACAACTTCAGCGGAGAGGAGGGCTGAAGGGTTTAACACCTCAGGGATGGCCAGagatggagatgggacattggacagAGGTCTGAGGTGGCACtgcacattctctctctcaggtggtTGGCtgactggttcttgctcacatccTCAGGGTCTTCTAACCAATCACCCATATGTGGAGTtgtgaaggaattttcccccagagcAGATTGGGAATGactctgcagtgtgtgggtgctaatcacttgccaggattatctgggtatatctcacttaatcatttgcCATCATGGGGGCTTTGGGCACTGGTTACATCTGTGGCACATAATAAAGTAGGACCCCATTTATCTGTGCCTCCATTATCTGGCTGTCTGTATTAACCAAACcaccagctgcccagggctgacagtggcagggctcaggctctcaGCCCTTGGCAGCTGAGGTTTGGGCTGTCAGCTGTGGGCATGGcaacagcccaagccctgccatgcGCGGGGCTAACAGATGGAGCCCCACCACCCATTCTCCGGTTTATCCAGGTTTTTGGTTATTCAGTCTGACCCTGGTCCCAATTAGATTGGATAACCGGGGTTCCACTGTAGTCtaatctcctgtgggctgtaatagtTTGGTCTCATTTGGGTTGGTGGAtgtagtgtgtgggtgctggatgGTATTGGTGGCCTATGATACTATACAGTGATGTGATGCTATACAGGAAGCAAGGGGTGATGTTCAGGCACTTGCCAGGGAGATTAGGGAGACGGTCCTCATTTAGtccaggggagggagcaggagctgtGAAGGAGGAAGGGATTCCTcctgaggggctggaggaagaggaCAAAAGGGACCAGAGAAGGGTTTGCTGCTCCTCCTTAGTgttctaagggtatatctacacaggaACTGTGAGCTGTACTTCTCAGCTTGGGTGCACTAGCTCTGAGCCCTGCCATCtgtgcactagctctgctcaagctgcTGCCTAAAAATGGCAGCGTGGCCactgcagcatgggcagcagctcaggctagctgcaTGAATATGTAgccaaggggggaggggcaggattgGACTCGGATGGCTAACCCAAGATGtcatggccacactgctatttttagcatgctagcttgagcagagtaCGCATATGTTCGTCTAtccaagctgggaattacacctcccaacTGCTGTGTAGAGGTACCCAGAGATTTAATACTGATATACAAAATACAGACTAGGAAAGTGAAATAAGTGGCAATGTTGAGTATTTTGGGGATGAGAGTTGCTAATATTTTTTCATGACTCATGGGAGCCACATTTGCTAGATTAAATTTTTCCACTGTTTTCCTGTAGCCTTGCACAGGGCCATTATGCATCAAAAGAGTATTGTCAAAGTTGGCCAGGAGTATTTTAAACCATATTTACAATCAGGTCCTTTGGAGCTGGACACAAGTCTGTCGCCTTCCAAATGtttctttttctattaaaaatgcacACTAGTGACATGAAGATAGTTGCTCTGGTTGAGTGCTGGTGCAGCTATTTATTTCTTTTAGCATTACTGGCCACTCACTGGCTCCAGAGGCCCTTCCCGCAGACTGTTCTTTGGGCCAGCCACCCATTTGGTTGGGGAAAAAAGACAaatctctcacacatacacacagaattATATAGACTGTGTATGGAATAGGTGGAAAGACAAGTAGCTCCCATTTGAAGCCTATTAATctttgcagtactgctacccaaTCTCACTTTCATGAATGGGTAATAAAATATGGTCCTTGAACCAGTGGAAGAACATGTTTTAAAACACCTATGTACTCCTATGACTGTTTTTGCAGACAGCCAGAGAAAGAAGCGCGAAATCAAGAGAAAAATACGTCAAGCTCAATCAAACTTTGATCTGGACCAAATTGAAGCTACTGCTGACATCGTAAATACCAGGTCACCTAGTACCCAGCCTGTTCAAAAACCGGAACGCCAATCTAACGCCACTGGTCCCAGTGAGCAAGATTCTAGTTCAACCTTTAATCCAGAAAATCCGTATCATGTAAGTACATATATATTTGATTTAGAATTCCCTTAAGAGCATTTGATTTTGCAGGTAGGTATGAAACTTTATTAAGTACTCATTTCTAGATACCTATCCATTTCAAATGGACTTCAAAAATAATTATACCACCAATTTGTCGACTTAAACTTTCATTCGATAGTGCAGCCATTTAAAAATTCCACTCACCAGAAGCAACTACAATATACTTTTTGTTATCATTAGTCCTCAAAATATGGAGAAGTAGTAGATACTGTGCTTAGGCTGGTGAATTTAAGATAATTTTGCAAGACTGGTGTAGAGAGTCCAGTTTAATACTGAAAACTAGATACATCTGATACAGATAATGCATTACCATAACTACAGCAAATTTAATCTGCCTTAGGCAGATAGTTGACACTGATCATTAactgataaaaagaaaacaataaaaaggcAGAGTCAGCTAGTTAGAAACTAGCTTCTTCATGAAACATGTAAGCGTGTGTGATGCATTGTGACTAGCCACATCTGCAATGGGACAAtgttgccactgaagtcaatggaaattttgccactgatttttcaGAAATCAGGATCAGGCCAAACATGTCTGTCCTGGAAACTGTGGTTGTCAGACAGTTCACACAGCCCTTTCTGGCAACCTGCAGAATGGAATCCTTTTAAAACAATGCAGTGAAAGAACTTGGGGAAAAATGGGTCCAAGACAGtgtcttattttctctctcataaGAAGAGGTCAACAGAATGAAAATGTGAAGAGTCCCATTTCCCTAGGCCCATCACAGTACTGCAAAACAATTAACTGTACAGCAAGCCACTTCCACTCTACTGCACCATCATCAGACAATTTACAGCACTGTTTGGTACAGCAGGGATAAAGTTATTTTAATAGAATGTTGTCACAAGATCAATGTCTCCTGCTTTGAAAATAAGTCACAGCTTTGTCCTGAGATTTATGTAACAGCAGGAGATCATTATCCCGTAACAGTGTTCTACTCACTTGACATCTCTTAAGTAGATTTAAGCTAATCACtccaaataaaaacaacaaggatgctatgcatccgaagaagtgaggtttttactcacgaaagcttatgcccaaataaatctgttagtctttaaggtgccaccagactccttgttgtttttgtagatacagactaacacggctaccccctgatacttcactcCAAATAAAGTAGAACTAAATTGACTTTATTTCTTAAGAATTCAGTTGAGTAGAAGCAGCATTGGCCCCAAAAGCAGCATCAGAACTAAACCATTGCCACTGAAGGGGAGGAGCTATCTGCCATACAGATAGATAATGGGGCCTGAGAGGTAGAACCATTATCCCTCTGGAGAGTGGGAGCAGTACAGCTGGTGTAGGATCCTGCAGAGCTCTCTCTGACAGTCTTCCTGCCAGTGGGAACCTGTGTTACCCCCAAAACAGATTTTAGGTGCTCCCCAGAGTAGCTCACCTCTTGCCCCCTTCTGGCTCCCTCAAAACAGCCCACCAGTTAACCAATCTGTTCTCCTCAGGCATGGGTCTCCCAGGTGGCTAAGGAAATAACGGGAGGACACAGATACAGCCTTCTGATAAATGATTGACACAAACAGTATTCTTTCTGAAACAAGGCATCCCTTTACTGGTGTAAACACAAATCCTTAACACAGTAACACACATCCCCCGCACCACAGGCTAAGCACCCCAACCCATGGTAACATACAGTTAACATGATCCTAAGTGGTTGTGCCCCACTTCAGATGGCCAGTCTTCCACAGGTCGCTGCAGCGGACAGGTCTCATCTTTCTCTGATCTCTGCTTCTTCTATCTCTCTCTCCCACGGCGTGTCAGTCTCTACACTCCTCGCACCTTCTCCtcagctctctgtgtctctgaCGCTCTTTACATACTCTGCTGACAGGCTTGATTGACAGTTGTTTTGCTTACTTTTGCTAATATTTTCCTGTCAGAGATCTGCAGACCGAATAGCACCGTTGTTTCTAATGTACCCAGTCTCATCATCATCAACTGCCTCACCACTGCTTTCGCTGCTAATTTCTTAGTGCCACATGCTCCAATTTTCAGCTAATGGTGGTGAAGTGGTACCTCAGTGATTTACTTGCCCAACGGACGATGGAGGCAAGGAAACAAAATGGAGTCACTCAAGATCTCCTGTATCATGTGCTCATTTGGTGTAGGATCCACTGGAAGATGATCTCCAAAATTTCCTTTAGGCACTGGGAATCTACACCATTGGTTTACCAGACAGATGTGTAGTCTTGGCCTTAGCTGAGCCATTGtcattcccctctctccccttcttccctctGATGGGGAAGTTTGTGCATTGAGGGGGGGGGAAACCTTGAGCAAGTTACtctgcctccctgtgcctcagtttttcaaTCTCTAAAATGGGAAAAATGCGATTTACtccctttgtgaagcactttgagaacaATGGATGAAAAGACCTATGCAAGAGCAAGGCATTCTTGTTTGATTTGCCCTTGTTCTTCGCCTCTAATCCTACTGAGAAAGCActagagggaaataaaaaaaatgaattcaaagAACTGAGAACTAAGCTCCATGTTTTCAGGAGAGGAGGCAAAGAATTTTGAAAGGCTAGTCTGCCTTTAGATATCCTCTGCCATCCACTGTGTGGTAACTCCTTGCTTCCTGGTCAGATAGTGCTAAAATGCTAGTTGTCTAGAATCCATCACACAATGGGAAAAGAGGTGGCTAAAGGCAAGGTAAATTTAATCTGAATATCAGGAAAGACAACAGTAATATGTTGTGGAACAACCTTCTTGGGAAAGAGGTGGAAGGTCCATCACTTGGGACTTACTTAAAATTAGACTGGctagaacagggattggcaacctttggccagGGTAAGCATGCTGGTGTGCCgggccgctttgtttacctgctgcgtccacaggttcaaccgatcgcaactcccactggccgcggttcgccgctccaggccaatgggggctgcaggaagaggtgcgggctgagggatgtgctggtcgccgcttcccgctgccctcattggcctggagcagtgaaccggggccagtgggagccacgatcagccaaacctgcagatgcggcaggtaaacaaactgtcccggcccgccagggtgcttaccctggcgagccgcgtgccaaaggttgccgatccttgggCTAGAACATTAGACAATGTAAAGTAGGGCACAGTCTTGCACATACAGGCAGAGGGACTGGATAACCCAGGTCTTTTCCATTACTTACTACTGTAACTCAAATGTTACTGTTATTAAACTCTCCATAATTAGAGCTTTCACCAAAAGCTCGGaaagtaaaataataatgaaactcAGACAGCCCGATTCCCCGTTGTGTTCCTCTAGTTTTATAATGGAGAGTCCAGAGTAGATGTGgagtaatgcagtggtgaatcaggccacTGAAAGCCTGGCCctcttgaagtcaacaggagttttgctattgacttcaataggaccagtATTTCACCTGTTGTCTTTTATGTGGATAATGTGAGTGCAGGGAACTCCATCTTCTCTcattttgtattttacatttCAGCAACTTGAAGGCGAAGGGATGACTTTTGACCCAATGCTGGACCATGAAGGTGTGTGCTGTATTGAATGTAGACGAAGTTACACACAATGCCAGAGAATTTGTGAACCTCTCATGGGCTATTACCCATGGCCCTATAACTACCAAGGATGTCGTTCTGCCTGCCGAATTATTATGCCCTGCAGCTGGTGGGTTGCCCGTATCTTGGGTGTCGTGTGAGATGGAGCGTTCAGATCGTTGATGAAATAAGCAGGAGCCTGACAAACTGATAAAAGACTACAGCCAAAGCCGCATTACCAATCTCAGCATTTAAAACATGTTAATGTATCAAAATGAGGTCATTCtagatgtaaataaataaaacctttaaTTAATATTTCATTAGCTTTACAAATGCTGAGCATAACTTGTATGCTTCTAGCAAACTGTACACTAAAACCTACTGAATGTGGAATTTCAGACTCCCCAAAACAGATTATAGTAACTGCTTATGATTTAGTTGAGCAGTATAGACACTTGCTTATAAATTCAAATTCAGCATCTCATGACAGAGACCTTTGTTCTGAAATAAATGTGAAAATTTACGTCCAATTAGGTGACTAGCTAAACTTGTGCTCTTGGGAGAACCTTTCAACCATGTAGCTCACTTAAATAAATCACAAGTGAAGTTGCTCCTGTTGGTGTTCATACAGCATTCCCAGATCATTATGAACAGTTATAGACCAATTACAGCATACCTTTCCCACAAAGCTGCCCTGGGGGATGGAGGAATATGCATATTATGTCAGAATCAAAACAAATGGCAAGAAAAAGGGGCTGCTGAATGGAACTTACATGGTGAGGAAATCAAAATGCTTTGTGCATCAGCACTTCAGAGTAGCCCTAGTGTCCAAAATCTTGTATCACTGGTACTAACAAGTGTCAGCTCTATAAGACTATTAGAAGGTAATTACACATAGCTGTAGACTAAATAGCCTTAAGGCACAGTATAATCAGAACCCACAACAGCCACTCTACGTCTACATCCACAAACCATAAACATTCAAGGCCATGCTGTGAGCCCTTTATCCCTCCTTGGGGAGCAGTTTCTCATacaagtagttccattggcttcagtgggactagttATGCAAGTAACTGCTCGCCACTGGAAATAAAGGACTCACTGTCTAGCCCTCAGTGTTTAAGCAGGCAGTGATGGGGCTTGCTCCCGCACAGTGCTAAGCAGCTCCCTAGTGACGTTCCTGGGAGCTGAAACACTTGCCGGATGGGTAGTGATTTATGATTTTTACCTTTAAATAACACCAGGTCAAATTATGCCTTCCTTACTCACACTGGGTAGGACTTGAACAGTCCTATCAAAATTGATGGGACTACTCGCAGAGTAAAGTACTCCCTGTCATGAAGGAGGCCACAATCTTGCCTTGAATTCGGAGGCTGAAGTAGTTGTGGTTGCAAATGCACCTGTTCTGACACATAGCTAACCTAGTTCTAACACTGCTTGCCAGGAACAGAAGAGGAGGAATAATTTGACATGctggtggttaaaaaaaaaaaaaattgcatgaaaAATAAACAGCCTATCTAAAAAGCAAAATGTTAAATGAGGAAGGTAGAATGAGTGCAGAATAAATTTGATATCTTATTGGCTATTCAAATGATCACTTTTTACATTAACTTCCCTCCCCGCCTTAGTATGGGAAAAacagaactttttaaaacaaattctgcTTGAAAGATGTAACTGAAGATTCTTTGATGTAATTTTAAGGTCTGTTAAACTTGAGGTtggcttttaaatcaagattaaccCTGATCATTGTGCGTGTTTTAAAAGCACAGCACTTGTACACTGAGGCATAAAGgtgatttttcccccctaaataaataatttttattgcagATTAAAGAAAGGTGTGTGTAAAAAATGTTCCTCTTTTTTCGTGCttgtttaaaaagtgtgtgtgctcGGCAGTTACCTCCAAATGTGTAGTCAAAAATATAGGAGGATGGGGAAGAGCAAACTCAGCACCAGAGGGGAAGGCAAGTAGAAGGCACATATTGTGCATGAAGTGCAAGTTGGtagctgtgctggaggaaaagattcttAGAAgattgggcagggatggtgtctctagcctctgtttgccagaaactgggaatgggcgacaggatggatcacatgatgattacctg
Coding sequences within it:
- the CNMD gene encoding leukocyte cell-derived chemotaxin 1; protein product: MAESAEKVPIALAGPEDVERSLPPAYTAVPVKPSSPGRLLKIGAVVLIAGALLLLCGAIGAFYFWKGSDRHIYNVHYTMSINGKLQEGSMEIDSGNNLETFKTGSGNEEAIEVHDFQIGITGIRFAGGEKCYIKAQAKAHIPDVNAMTKESLSFDLEDEIMPVKFDENSLIWVAADQPVKDNSFLSPQILELCGDLPIFWLRPTYPKDSQRKKREIKRKIRQAQSNFDLDQIEATADIVNTRSPSTQPVQKPERQSNATGPSEQDSSSTFNPENPYHQLEGEGMTFDPMLDHEGVCCIECRRSYTQCQRICEPLMGYYPWPYNYQGCRSACRIIMPCSWWVARILGVV